ACCAAAACCTGAATCATCCTCCACCTTGGGCGAAAAATTAATACTACCTGATCGCGACACCGTTCTACCAAGACTAAGCTCGTGCCCAAAAATTTTGGGAAATCCCTTGGCCTGCCCTGATCGAAATTCTCCAAATAAGCTTTTGACCATTTGTACAACACTATGATCTTCAGAAATCGAATTTACAGAACCCAGCTCCACCACCCCTGATTTCACCGGCACAAACACCAGCGTCCTAAAGCCTGCCGACCTCGCCAAGAACGTCCTCGATTGATATTGATCCGAACACCCTTTTGCATCCGAAACCCAAACGAACCTGCCAGAATGAAACGCTTGAGCAGGCCCAGTGGGTGAATCCGAACTACATGGAAATGAATAATACATTGATACCCTAAAAAACATTTCCACATTCGAAGCAAAATCAAGCCTCGCCGGAAAATTATCCTCCCCTGATCCCCCGAAACACGCCTGCAGCTTCTGAATCACCCGCTTCCTCACCTCTTGATTCTTCTCACCCGCCCCTTCTCCGGAGACATTACCTTCTCCAGCTTCTCCAACTTTCGAGTCCCGCCGATGCCCGCCGCCCCAAATCAGCGCAGACCCACCGTTTTTCGAGCTCGATACCTGCCAAAGAACGGCGTAATTCCACGGAGACCCATGGACGAGCTGAGAAAGCCCCAACTGCACACTAGCACTCTGTCCTGAACTGCTAGATTCTGATAACATGTTACCAGAAGCCAACGATACCAAGAACTCACAGGCTTCTGGACCCACGACGGATTCAACCATTGTTTTATCTTCCTGATTCACCCAAAACTTCTCACCCATTCCGCCGCACTATCCGCTCTCAAAGCACAAGCACATGTAAATCGTT
This genomic stretch from Malania oleifera isolate guangnan ecotype guangnan chromosome 3, ASM2987363v1, whole genome shotgun sequence harbors:
- the LOC131151839 gene encoding transcription factor MTB3 — translated: MGEKFWVNQEDKTMVESVVGPEACEFLVSLASGNMLSESSSSGQSASVQLGLSQLVHGSPWNYAVLWQVSSSKNGGSALIWGGGHRRDSKVGEAGEGNVSGEGAGEKNQEVRKRVIQKLQACFGGSGEDNFPARLDFASNVEMFFRVSMYYSFPCSSDSPTGPAQAFHSGRFVWVSDAKGCSDQYQSRTFLARSAGFRTLVFVPVKSGVVELGSVNSISEDHSVVQMVKSLFGEFRSGQAKGFPKIFGHELSLGRTVSRSGSINFSPKVEDDSGFGSESYEIQAVGANQVYGNSSNGFQRENNEGKVFPQLNQMIIGGLNAQARVQSLDQSKDELSPVANDRKPRKRGRKPANGREEPLNHVEAERQRREKLNQRFYALRAVVPNISKMDKASLLGDAITYITDLQMKIRMLEAEKEMVANNNLQKQVSVPEIDFQARNEDAVVRVSCPLDVHPVSRVVKTFREHQVTAQESEVSTTENKVIHTFSIRTQGGAADRLKEKLVSTLSS